GGGCCATCGTCCCAGGGCCCGATTACAACAAACCGCTCAGCGTCTGCCCCGGCGGCGCACCTGCCAGCTCCCAGGCTGCAGCTGTGGTCAGCTCAGCTCAGACGGCCACGGGACAGCAGCCCAAAGTCCCGCTGCACGTCAACTCCCAGATGACGGTGAACCAGGCTCGCAACGCCGCCCGGACAGGTAGGCAGAGCGGCTTCCGCCCGGCGCCTCTTTACACGGCGCAGGGGTGTAATTCATGGTGTTGCGCTCTGCTTGCAGCTGCGTGTCACAGTCAGGACAGGCCCACGGCGGCCGTGACGCCCATCCAGTCGGCCACGCCCGTGACTTACATCCCGCACCTGGCCGTGTGCCCGCAGCCCCCCGGCCCGGCTCAGGGCTGCACCCGGGCGGGCGTGGCCATGGgctgcgccgccgcctctcTGACTCCACCCAATGTCAGCGCCGCGTCTCTGGAGGGCGACGCTCTGAGGCCCGTGCCCGTGCTCGCCGTGCCCGTGGGTCCAGGGAACAATCTCGCGGCTAACAACGCGGCTCTCGCTTGCCGGCTGGATAAAGACGCCAAGGTAGGGGGAGGAGTATTTTTACCTACTCTGTGATGTGTCCTCAACTGTCAGTTGCGGCTTCTATTTTTATCTGGCGTCTGAATGTTTTATCGTGGTGTAGAATCTGTCTTCTTTTCCCGCAGATGATTGAAATGCCTCAGGAGGGTCTTATTAATAGTTGCATCGAGGAGAGGTTATTATTATGCACTGTCGTTTCTGTCTTTCTGGTGCTATTTCTGATTCTCCAACAAAAGGCTGTTTGTAATTTCTAGAAACTTGTTGAACTGCAGCCTTGGAGTCAGAAGGCTTTGAAAATTACCCACACAGCTTCACGGGTCTCTGCAGCTCGCTCACACCAGAAATTGATGCCGCTCCGTTcttgcagagagagaagaaaagtctCTTGAAGCTGTTGTCCTCCAACAAGAAGAAGTCTCGTCCCTCTCCCCCGTCCTCTCCCACCCTTGAGACGGAGCAGTCCGCAGCAGGAGAGGTGCTCCACGGCGCCGTGGGACCCGACACCTCCGCTCCCTCCAACTCGGCCAACTGTCTGGAGCCTgaacccgccgccgccgctgttgCTGcgtcatcttcatcctcctcatcctcttcggTCCCAGATTCCTCCCATCGAAGGAGCAGTCCCCTTGATGGATGTGCGCCCattgctcctcctcctcgccagCCCTGCTCCTCTCTCGTGTCTCAGCAGCACGACGCACGCCCCATCATATGTGAGAGGTAAACCTGCAGCGTCACCGCATCGTCTCTGGCTGTTCTGCTCACTCCCGCTCGTCCGCAGGGAGTGTAACAGTACATCACAGCCGTCGCGCCTGAGCACTCTCTGTTCTTCTGGCTCTCCTTCCCCAGGTACAGGGTGGTGGTGTCATATCCTCCCCAGAGCGAGGCCGAGCTGGAACTCAAGGAGGGTGACATTGTGTTTGTTCATAGGAAGAGGGAGGACGGCTGGTTCAAAGGCACACTGCAGAGGAACGGCAGGACCGGACTGTTCCCCGGCAGCTTTGTAGACAGCATCTAATATTATCTCACCCGGCTGACTGCTGCTAGCTCCGTTAAGCGTCTCGCGGTACACAACCGGACGTGTCGGCACTCGCAAGGGCGCCGGGACGGGACCGTCACGTCCTGAAACAGCAGCGTATGAGACGCGTTATCAATGAAAGCACAGTGGACAAGAGTTAGAGGAGAGCACACTACTCatgaactttttgtttttgttgattattTATATCTTTGTAATATTTCAGCTGTTAAATGTGTGCCTTGTACTGTTCCTCACTTTATTGTACATAAGGACACAAATACAATTAGTCCTAAAAACAACCAGTATGAGCTGTTCATATCAGTATCTTAACTTATTTCATGGACTGACCTTTTTCTAGTGCCACACATTAAGGTGTCAAAGTAAAGTACATGCCTTATTGCCCCATTTCACCGCCATCAGTCGTACCTTTCTCTGCTCGACtgcggttaaaaaaagaaaagaaaaaagtttccGCCGTTATTTCCAAACGTCAGCGGTCAGGAGACAGTATATCTGGTGAACTGGATCAGAACAAATCGCTCATGCTGCTGCACAGGAGGAAAACGATGTTCCTCCCCCTGCTCCAAATGCATTACCTGCCGCAGATCACAGGAGAGATCTGTTGTCGTGCACGTTCATGCACTCAGCTGGCGACACTTCACCGCCTtatgatgaaatattgaaatgCCCCTGTGTTCTGCGCACAGTCACCCACTTTCCTGTCGTCGCTCCCTCCGGGCGGGGCGTTGCGGTGGCGGTTTTAACGCGCCGTTACCTGCAGCCATCAAATACTTGCATGAAATGAGTGAAACCACGTGCCGGGGAAGAAGCCTCGTCATGAGACTGCTGGCTCCGTATTAATactagaaaaacaaaacaaaacaaaacaaaaaaaacaaatgcacacatACACTCCATTGTAAACTTTGCAGTCAAATATTGCTTATTTTGTACCGTCTTTATATTTACTGACCAGAGTAGCTGCTCTCTTAACCCACAGCGGCCAGACGCAGACGGCGCTCCGCGTCCCGGGAGCGCCGTGACGTTTGAACAACGGTGCACAGCCGATTTCCTTTGGGAGCGTCTTTATTGACACGTTCCGAACGGGCCGACGCCTGCTGCTCGTATAGAGTGTGTCGTGTAACTAACCTGACGCAGACGCCCTTCGACTCATTCCTAATGTGACTTGTGGCAATAAAAACACTGCTCGCTAAAGCACAGAATGTTTGCCTAAAGTAGCATACGATCATTTCACTCCGCAGGAAGAAGAGCTGCTTTGTGTATTTCTATTAAATctcaatttgtttttcttttattttttttattgaactcAATCACTTTGAcccttgatttctctctctctctctctctctctctctctctttttgtggGTAACTGTTTTTGGGTTTGTATTGTTAAGTGTTGTACTGACTTGAATTACTGTAAGATTTCTTGTTGATCGGAGAAGACTTGGTCGTAGTTTTGGTGCTTGTTAAATATGAAAGAACAGAGTTAGTCGGTTTAGAATGAATTCTTATCTAAATTTTGAAGTATTTCCTCACAGCAAAAATATGTTGTCAAATACTTCCTTGTGTCTGTGAATTTTGGAAATATTAAGAAAGTCCTGTAAGTAATGTATCGCAAGCCGAGTTCCCAAAAAGTTGGGACACTGACAAACGGATATTGagataatatataataataacaacttttaaaatggtgaaacaaagtgaaaatcaGTGGACCgccatattttatttaaaacgcCACGAAGACAAGAGATATTTGTCAAAGCCAAGTTGTCAGTTTATCTTTAGGCACTCCACTAATGTGATGAAATGCCAAAAGAAtagtaaaagtaaaagtgaCAGGTTCACCACTGCGTGAAGAACTGCTGTTAAACTCCAGCTGGAGACCAGAATTTAATATTTCATGGATTAAATGTGTTGTTTAAAGGCCAGTAAGTCTCTGGAGCCGCTGAACcatcctgaaaacaaacatgagaaGAGTCAACATGGCAGTGTCCAGCCGTGATCACAGTATGGcctgaggaggggaaaaaacccCGAAAACCACTGTCTGGGAACACAATTCACTCTTCACTGGATTCCCTGGATTCCCTGGCAGAAACACAGGATGCTGTTGTTTTATTGCGTTACTTTTAATTGAGGGAAAGTCTGAAACATGTTGATGCAACATTCTGCTTATTTCAGTGGGTTAGCGTCAAACCATAATCCCTTCATTTTAAAACTGCATGGCTTCACAGCAGAGCAACATGTTCATAACGTTCAAACGAAGACGCCAAAATTTTAATAAATTCAAATGTCGTATCAAAGCCATTGAGACAAAGGTGTGTTTTAAACTaatttaaatttgaattaaaCATGTATtgggaaaaatagaaaaaaatctcTGTAAACTTGATTTGCGATTATAATTAAGGAAAAGTGGTTTAAAtgattttcacattgttttgtgttttatttacgTTTTGCAGTGTCCCAGTTTTTGTGAGCGGAGGTTGTGTTAGGTATCACTGTAggtccgccccccccccccccccccccccccccccccccccccccccccccccccccccgcctcagGGGCCCTCACAGCTGTTAATGTAATGTGACTCATTGGTCTGATCTTCAGGAAGTCTTACGAGGTCTGTGGGGGTATTAAAACCCTTGTGAGTGGAGGAGATCACTGAATCGTGCCAAATTTGGCTTGGAGAAGGAGTTCACTGACTCACTTGGACTCAGagtgcatttctttttctctatTTGTCGTTTTGGTCTTTATTTGTTAATTGAAGGGGACCACTGTGTAACTGACTGCTGGAATATGTTTATAGTTGTTTGAAAATGTGGCGTTTGGAGGAAAAAGATGGTACAAATCACTGTTAGggcctttttttgttgttgttgttgttgttgttgtttttgtttgttgatgtcTTTCTACATTGATTAGAATGAACCTGATGTCTCTCAGTTGTCTTGGCAATCACCACATCAACCTCGGGCTCTAAACCCCCTCCTCTTTAGTGTCTTTTCATTTCACTGGTAAgcctttgacacacacacacacacacacacacagatctgaccGGCTCCCAGCGCACATGCACTATGAACGCCATCTCTAACCGTACTGACTCCTCATCCTCGTGTTTCATGCGTAGGCTGCACAGTTTCAGATGAAGCATTTCTTATAATTATTACTCATCTTTACTTTCATTTATgggaacacaaaaaaaaccttaacaGATTTTCTATATGCCAAGGTGACTTacttgattctttttttttttttttttttttttgcgtctgtagttagtttgtttttatgttgaaaaatggtgaaactgaaaacaaccTATTTGGCACAAGTctattatgtgaaaaaaaacaaaacaaaacgttcTGAAGTATTTGAGGGAATCGCACATTTTGTAAAGAAAATCTCTATAACAATAAAAGCTAAAGGTTTCAATAAATTTCTGATGTGTTCGATTATTTTCTGTGGCCTTGTGTTACGCTGGCAGACCCCATGGCACGACTGAGCGCCCTGcttacccacacacacacacacacacacacacacacacacgtgacaaCAGTTGTTTCTAATTAAAGCGTATTTTGGGGTAAGTCACGGTACATGTGGTCATTAGTGTCTCGAGGAGCAAGGACGGAAATTCCTTGTTCCCGTTGGGCTGGTTGATAAACGGAAACATTTCTCATGAGCAGGTTTCGGGGTTTCACTGATAATTGTATTTCAGGACACTGGTCCCACCTTCTTTCATATTATAAACTAAGCTAATATCTTGGTGAATTGTTTCTTTCCTCCTGGCGGTAAATCTCGTGGCCTGTTCATCTTTTAAATGGCATCACACTTGTAAAGACCttggtgtgtttcaggctgatGTTGGTGTTATGGTGAGGgttgaatgtgagtgtgtgtgtgtgtgtggttgttgggCTGTTTGTGGCCTGTGGAGTGTGTCCTGCGTTCACCTGTTGTCAGCCCTGAAGCTGCATGTGGGGGAAGCCCATGGAAcatttctcagtctggctctggaAGCTGTCAGTGCACGGCGATGCGGGGATGGAGTCTGATTCCAAACTCAACGACGGCTCAAGCAGCACTGCGTCCGTCGGACCAGCTCCAGCCTCGGGGGGAAGAGACTCGCTGTGTTTGGGTGGGTCGTTTCCGAGGAGAAAAACAGGACGACTTTCACCGATTGCAGTATAAGTCACGAGAAATTCTTGTTTTATTATACACAtttttctgatgaaaatgtattttagcTTCACTGGAATAAACTAGAGTTCACTCTCATCcttacacactctgaaaaccttCAGACTGTGTTTCCTCAAATAATGTACCAGAGGGGGAAGCAGGATTCCTCCCGGGGATGGTGGGATCAGACCCCCGCCCCTCCTGCTGCACCACCCTCTGATTTCCGTCTCTGTCCAGAAGCGATGGGGCTCTTGCTGTGGACATGGACTTCTCCTGTGACTTACAGCAGAGCTAAGCGCCGCGgcgaggggaggagaaggagaggtgAGCTTTCCCGGAGCGCTCAGctcagaaaacactgacagGAACTGACAGGCACCCAGAGAGGTCATTGTGCTGCACACTGCTCCCTGCAGAGGATGGGTTACCATGGAAATAACTTATTCCAATATCCCAGCGCCAGTCTTACACCGAGTCGTaacaatagaaaaaaatgcattggtTTTTTTGCAGAGAACGTATGTATGTAATTTATATTGACTTTATTAGATTTGTTTCACATTATCTGTCCGCTTGGCTCATTTTGCCTCAGTGAATGACTCTGCCAGTGTTACTGCTGCAGGAATGCTGCGGACTCCTTCAGCTCCATGCTGCAGATTTGAGGAGGGCTTTTCCTCCTGCTTGATGCACAGTGGCTGTAAAGTATTCCTTGCTGCAGGGGCTCAGTAAAAGTTCAGGAATTGAGCCCGGAAGTGAAGAGTTCTTGATAATACTTGAACCCGAGGCATGTGAGCCATTTGAAGTCTCCTCAGTGAGAGCAGGGTTGGATCAGTCCTTCTTGAGCCTTGCTTGTGAAAGAGTGGAGCCTCGTGCTGAGCGTCCTTCGATGGATTTCTATGAAGCAGTGTTACAGTATTCAATCTATCTCTGTGTAGAAAAATAagtaaatgtaatttaaaaattaCATGAATGACGTCTGaatgtatatttttaaaaatgttgtggAAAAACTAAATCAGTGGATGCACCTTAACGATACGCTCTCAATATCCTCCAAAATTTATAAGGTGTAACCttataaaatgtgtgtttttaaagctgttCTGGCACAGAAAGCATGACCCCGTaagcaaaacatgtttaaagatCAGACTAGGGATGGAGTCAGGTTAAGTTTAGGGTTAAGAAAtgaagggttagggttaaaaaaaaaaaaaaaaaagtctgcaaaaaGTTGATGTAAAAGGTCACATGTGTAGTGTGTCTCTCCTACTGGTGAGAAGCTAAACCTGATGGTACTCTAAATCTTAAAGACTCATGTCACTGTGAGGACAACGGAGGAGATCCCCAAGAGAGAAATGTTTTGGACAAAACATGTTTGAGGGTCAGGCTGTGATTAAGGTGAGGTATAAATCAGAACCGGAATACTTAAAACAATCCCAGAAGAGAGTTATTTGTCTCCCTCCTCTGTGTAATTAACAGCTTTACATGGCCACAGGCAGGAATGACTTCCTGTGGCATGCACTGAGGGGGATGAGTCTCTGACTGAAGGTGGTCTTGTGCTTCATGGGAACGTCACTGCCAGTCGTTCTTTACCGTAGCCTGACTCACTTCCATCCTAAGTGCAAAATATGAATGTGAATCAATGTCCGGAAGGCCTGAAAACAGGTATTTAGTACTATTATTTGACccaaaatgtgttgaaatgctCACTTTAAGTTTAATCGTCATTCCCTGTGAGGACAAAAATCATCTACCTGCAATGAAGATCAATAAATACTTGGGTGAAAAGATGTTTTAGGGTCAGTTTGAGGTGGTTGTGTCAATTATAGGTGAGTTTAACATaggtctgcaggaaatgaaggcgactgaaaacagtgtgtttgtgcgcgtgtgtgcgtgtatgaACATGCAAATGTAGGGTTACAAAGCCACATACTGTGAATATGAGGAAGcaggatataaaaaaaaacagctctgctctgctggcaAATATTAGATCACTAAGGTGTGTGAGAGGGAAATAATGAGTTCAGGAAGGTGATCTGAATACTAATCCGGCTCAGTCTCTCTCTGACATGCAGATAAACTCAAGTAAAATTAATGAAAGCTGGGATCACACTGGAAGCCAACGACAGTGTCTGTGCTGCACCCTGGGTATGATTCACAGGACTGTGTCCGGCTCAGGTTGTGAAGAATTTGATTTAACACCAGCAAATCaatctgcctgtgtgtgtgtgtgtgtgtgtgtgtgtgtgtgtgtgtgtgtgtgtgtgtgtgtgtgagagataaACTGCTCAGGTGTAGaccaagacacacactcacacacacacacacacacacacacacacacacgcccaacATCCGGATGATACCTCCGCTGCTGTTCCCGGTGAGGTGTATTTCCACGGGGGACAATGATGCATTGAGCCAAGAGGATAAATAATGACAGCAATTAAAAATCAATGAGTTATTCCAGCCGGCAGTAAACCGTGAATAATCTGTCTAATAGCACCAGTTAATCTCACCAACTTTAACTCCACTTTTCCTGTTATCACAGTATTTAACGAGCTGAAATATttataagactttttttttgttaatgtaaGAAAACCacgataaacaaaaaaaaaaaaaaaaaaagggctgttCTGTAACTTGCCCGCGCAGCGCgtccacagcgccacctgcaggccCGTCGCGCGCATCGCAGCCACAATGTCAACAAATATGGCGGCGCCCGTGAGCGCCGACTCCTCCGACGGTCCGCTTCTTCTCCGTCTGTAAACACATCTGCACCCGAGCAGCTTCAGTCCGACCGGCCCAACGCGGGGAAACGAGGTAAAACACCGCATGTAGAATAAAATCTACCtgcaaaaatctgatttttacATTAAAGTGACGCTCAGTCGGGCTTTGCAAAAAGCATCCACCTGTGTGGATATAGAATGTTGTCTCCCAAAACGAGTAAACCAACAATCACACTCTGTTTTTATCTAGATCATAGTTCAtctatattatatattatactATACAACAAGAATGAGGACgagaaaacaatagaaatgGTCAATAACTAGGGATATTTCTCAGTTTGTCCTAAATGTTTCTTCATTGTTACTGCATGACTCCcattcacttcatttgataTTGATTAAATGCAAGTTGAGAAATCCCAAAATCCTAAGTTGTTTTTATAAAGAGGCTGCATGAAAAACTGAGACTATTGTGGAGATAGGCTGACTACAGGTCTGCTCAGTATGACTACATCTCATCAGAGAGGGAATTTTGGTTTTGATGAGCTCCTGCTTGGCCTCAGTGTTCTGCGTATAAATGGTAATTCCTATTTGTAATCCTTAACGCAGCGACCTCTTGCCCTCAAAATAAGCACAGGACTTCACCATTTATAAATTGAAACTCTTCATTCTGCATTGAGCTTCCATTTTTCACTCTGACTACACAATTATTGAAGTAGCCCTCAAGGACAAACTTCATACACGGGAGCAAATAAAGCACTTGCACATTATTCATGTTCAGTTTTAATagtaataacaataaaacagtaaaacagtgaCCCATGAGGGCCACTCAGGACTTTGCAGTGAATTTTCCTTCCTCCAGGACAGTTAATCTATTTACAAACCCTGTGCTGCTTTGAAATTTGTGATCCCTTTTACGCGTAAGGCAaggcaagtttatttatatCGAACCTTTCAGACACCAGGTAATtgtatccatccatctgtttgGCCGGCGTTGGTCAAGTTATGGCTGCAGGAGGCTGAACCCTTTTCCATCTGACATTGAATGAAACTCAAAGCACATCCTAGCTGTtaatctgcaaacacacacacacacacacacacacacacacacacacacacgcacacacgcacacagatgcACATAACCCAAGTTATAATGAAGCAGGTGCAGAAAATTAATGGGTGTGCAGAGTAGTGTGGTTAAGGATTAGGTTTAGTTTTTCCACTTCCTGTAGTGGTGtatgtgctgtgtgtgtctctgcagggcCATGTCCAGACTGGCGGTGGTGTGTGGCGGCTCCAGGGGGATTGGGAAGGCTGTGTCCCATCTGCTGGCACAGAGGGGCTGCAGGGTAGCTGTTATCTCCAGGAGTAAAGATGCTGCGGATGCTACTGTGGCTTCTCTACACGGAGGTGAGACTGCTGTGCAGAGGTGTACTTATgtacagatatgcatataatTCAGTGGGCATAATACACAGCAATCCTACACTGATAACAAACCACAGCCACTTGTTTGCTCACTTTAGAAAACAACTGGCACAGCTGGACATTGACGAAACGGGGAACTGAAGCCTCTTTGTTAACAATAAAAGTTGATCAGCATCCCCATTTATTTACACACCACCTAATTggcctttttaaaataaattattgcACCAGCCACAGTGTGTGTCCCTCTGGCAGGAACAGTAAGTAAGTTTCATCAGTTAAACTTTAATGCCAAATAAAACAGCTCAGTGTGTAATCAATACTTGATGCTGTTTGATCACTGTGGTCCCTTCGGAGCTCAGAGGAAACAACCAGACTGCCGATTACAGTTCAGTCAGACCGCCATCATCTTGAAATAGGAGCATATGTCCTAGTACTGTTGAGAGCAGCTTGAAGAATATACACTGCCGATGAATTTTAGCAGTCTGAAAGATTTATAAATCACACCCTGGTCTCTACATTGAATGCAtactcaacatttttcaacatgcATTGTTTAATAAATGaaactctttgtgtgtgtgctcctaAGACAACCATGTAGCTTTCAGCTGCGACGTCTCCATCGAGCCGGAGGTGCAGAAAACTTTTGAGACCATTCAGAAGACCTGTGGAAAGATGACCTACCTTGTAAATGCAGCAGGCATCAACAGGTGAGCTGGAAAAGGAGCCTCCCTGCTGAGGTATTATTAACATATTTGAAAGACATATATGATCTAATTTCAACTTTATAAAGACTTCACGAGTTGCTCTTGCTTTTCTCAGGGATTCCTTATTACTGAGGACTAAGCCGGAGGACATGGTGTCTCTCCTTCACACCAACCTGCTGGGCTCCATGTTGACCTGCAGGGCCGCGCTGCGCAGCATGCTGCACGTCCAGGGGGCCTCGATTGTCAATATAGGTGCATACTGTTCCAGTTTATCACCAGCATGTTGTCAGCCTGGTCGCTAGATGGCGCTGTAAATCACTGCCACTTTgtaaaggggttttttttttaaacatcacaTTGAAGATACAAGggtatttgttattttttttggcAACATTTTAGACTAGTCACTGCAAATCAGGCACTTTTAGCCATTTCTGAAAATTTGACACATGTTTAAATCATTAACAGTTCACTTTGGGAACAAATAGTTTTATATTAACACTCAATTTggtaatattttgaaaattatgaATAAATCTTGAGTTTAACTAAGAGTCTCACTCTTAATTTGTCATGCAGAAATATATGCTAGTAACGGATAATATTTGtacaaaaagtcaaaacatgtttgtttattCTAGAGGGATTTTTATCTCACTGAGTAGTTTGGATGGGTTTGTGTGTCGTACTGACAGGCTCTGTTGTGGGCCTGAAGGGGAACGCCGGCCAGTGTGTCTACAGCGCCTGTAAGGCTGGTCTGGAAGGCTTCACTCGCTCACTCGCTAAAGAAGTTGCTTCACGAAGTGTCAGAGTCAACCTGCTGGCTCCAGGTACAGCCGGCTTcgtctcacttctctctctgacctctcaGTCGTCAGAGTTCCTTTGTATTTTATGTCTTTTCACGTTGTTGCTGTCCTGCCTCCAGGGTTCATTCACACTGACATGACCGCAGCGCTGAAGGAAGGCGACGGAGGGCGCTACATCCCTCTGGGCAGATTTGGGACACCGGAGGAGGTCGCCCAGGCGGCCCTTTTCCTCTTGGAGTCTCCGTACGTCACCGGACAGGTGCTGGTGGTggatggaggtctgcagctggcCATGTAGAGAGGGTCAGACGAGGTGAACGCAGGATTCTCCAcagttgtggttttgttttctggacTCTTTATGATTGTACTTAAAGGTGCACGGTGACACCCACACACTTCAACTGTGAgactgttttggtttgtttcactCCTCACAGTGAGACGCGAGTGGAATTTATAATTGTTTTTAAACAGACTCTTCCATGTACTTCACAAAAAGAATTAAAGAAATAATGGAAAGACCatctgccagtgtgtgtgtgtgtgtgactttctgCTGAGTCACTGTCCGGCCGCAGGGCcgcagggggcgtggcctgatGCGTGCAGCAGTTGATCATGACTAACACAGCTGACTCCAGAGTGTCTGGCCCGGTCCAGACCTCCATGCCCCCAAGGTCCCTAAATGTGATCCGTAGATTTAACGCTGCTGATGTTTTTTCCATGACTGTAAAGCACACCGCCGCCGATCGTAACCcttgaaacatgttttgtttcacCTCGCTCCCCTCTGGGGAAGCCGCCTCGCAGCCGGCatgctgctgccccccccccaagcaTCTCCCACCACTGGCCCCCTGAGCCCACCTCTGCAGGGGCCTGTTCCAgggctgggggggtggggggcggttTGGCATGtggggctgcagctggaggaaatTAGAGGTagtggtggaggggagggggtatTTTTAGCTCTGGGAATGTTTCGAGTTTCTGGTTACggctctggagctgcagtgcggaCGGATGAGGTTGGAGGtgattgtctctctgtgtccatTTAACCTGCTGTTACCACTGATAAGTGTGAAAGTCATGGCTGCAAAGGAGCCCTCTCTGTCGCCGTGTGCCGAACGGCTGCATCGCTTTCAACTTTGATTAGCgctctcagcaggggggatcGCTCCACTCGGATCAAGTGTCTTCTGCCGTTTGTTATTTCTTTAGGAGGAGTCTGCCGGTCTGCAAAAACATCTCACACTGTTTCTGGAGATTCTGACTTTTATTAACTTTCATAACCTAAAATAATA
The window above is part of the Salarias fasciatus chromosome 23, fSalaFa1.1, whole genome shotgun sequence genome. Proteins encoded here:
- the cbr4 gene encoding carbonyl reductase family member 4, which produces MSRLAVVCGGSRGIGKAVSHLLAQRGCRVAVISRSKDAADATVASLHGDNHVAFSCDVSIEPEVQKTFETIQKTCGKMTYLVNAAGINRDSLLLRTKPEDMVSLLHTNLLGSMLTCRAALRSMLHVQGASIVNIGSVVGLKGNAGQCVYSACKAGLEGFTRSLAKEVASRSVRVNLLAPGFIHTDMTAALKEGDGGRYIPLGRFGTPEEVAQAALFLLESPYVTGQVLVVDGGLQLAM